AAACGATCGAATAACTTTGCCCCAAGTTCGTCTTCGAGTTTATGAATCTGCTGCGACAGTGATGGTTGAGAAATACGCGTCGCCTCGGCGGCACGGGTGAAATTTCCCGATTCGGCAACTGCACAAAAATAGCGGAGCTGATGAACTTCCATTCAATCCTTACCAATCCGTTTTGCCTATGAAAAACATAGCAACGATATATTAGACCTATCATCGTACCGGCTTTTAGTCTTCTTGCCTGGAGGACAAATCTATGGCAAAAGGCGGAGTCGTCAAGCACGGCGACCTCAGCGCTCGTGTCGGCGTGGAAGTGATTCGCGCGCGCGGAGTCGATGTCGAAAAACTCATCAAGATGCTCATCGCCAATGCGGCGGCGGAGTTCGCGAGCACCTATTACTACTACACGATCCTGCGCATGCATCTGGCGGGTCATGAAGATTACAAAGAGATTTGCGAAGACGCGCGCCTCGAAGATCGCGCGCACTGGGAGCTGATCGTCCCACGCATCTATGAACTCGGCGGCGAACTGCCGAACGATCTGCCCGCATTCCACGATCAGGCCGGATGCGAGGCCGCGAAGCTGCCCAATCCGCCAACCGTCGTAAACATCCTCACGCTCCTGCTCGAATCCGAGCGCTGCGCCATTCGAAGCTGGAGCGAGATCTGCGACATGACTTTCGGCAAAGATCCCCGGACGTACGATATGGCGGCTCGCATTCTGAACGAAGAGGTAGAGCACGAAGCCTGGTTCATTGAACTGCTCGCGCACGAGCGTGACGGCAAATCGATTCCTTCAGGCCACTTCCGCCGCGGGGAGCCTGGCGAGGCGCCGTATAGCAAGAATCGCCGCTTCTACAACCCATAGTTGACCGGAGTGAGGAGAAAGCTGCTAAAAATCGTGGACTGAGTGGATTTCGTGGACATTGTGGACAGGGGCTGTTTTCGAGTGCTTACGCCCACAAAGTCCACTCAGTCCATTTTGTCCACTGAGTCCATTTTGTCCGCTAAGTCCACCTGCAAGGATGAAGATCCTTTGGCCCTAACTTTCAGGCCTTCGCTCCTCTCCGTGCCCTCTGTGCCTCCGTGGTGAAACTCATCGGTTTTCCCGAAACGAAACCATTCCCGGCTAAGAAATAGCGCAAAGGCATATCAGAAGATTTCGTAATTCCGATGCGGGTGCTTTCGCCAATATCATCAGAGCGCGTTCCGTCATCCACAATCTTCAAAGGAGACTTCTCGCGATAGAGTTCCTGCCCATTTAATCGTTCTCGTGTGATGCTCAGTGCCTCGCAGACTCGCCCGGGTCCGCTGGTAAGAAGTTTCAAACCCGAAGCCGAGTGCAGCCGCTCGCGACGAACCCCTCGTGCTTTCGCCATCGCCGCAATTCCTTCCAGCGGCTCGAGGGCGCGCAGGAGCACGCAGCCCGCCTGACCTTCCGGCAAACAGGAAAAGTTCAGGCAGTAATGCACGCCATAGATGAAATACACGTAGGCGTGACCGGGAGGACCAAACAGAACTTGATTGCGCGCAGTTTTTCCTGCGGCGGAGTGAGCGGCAAGATCGCCTTCGCCTAGGTAAACCTCGACCTCCACGATCCTGCCCGTAAGCCGCTGCGCTCCCGCACGGTTGGACAATGTACGAACGAGCACCTTACCCAGTAGTTCTCTCGCGACCAGGCGCGGATCGCGCGCATAAAATGTCTGGGGCAGGACGCGCTCTTTCATTCGCGGCATTTACTTTTAGATTACCCGCTGCGAAGGTTTTTGCGATCTGTTCCACAATTGGATTGGGCTCACGCCGCCAGTCCGTCACAGGCAAGCAGTTCAGGAGGGATTATGAAAGGCAAGATAGCCTTAAATTTCGCTGCGTTCCTGGTCATCTCACTGTCTCTGAGCGCGGCAACCATTCCGTCAGGCACGCACGTCACCGTGCGCACCGGTTCGTCGCTTTCATCAGGAACTGCGAAAGCCGGACACTCGTTCAGATGTTCCGTTGCGCGCGACGTTGTCGTAAACGGCAAGACGCTCGCCAGAACCGGCGACCCAGCGAAGTGCCGAGTAACTTCAGCGAAGTCCAGCGGACGGCTTCACGCTCCGGGCGTCATTTCGGTACGCCTCACGGAAGTGAACGGTCAAGCGGTAACAACCGGTTCCCATACGTTCCATGGGAAGAGCCATAAAAAGAGCAACGTCACCAAGATTGGCGGCGGTGCGGCCGCCGGAGCCTTGATCGGCGGAATCGCAGGTGGAGGCAAAGGCGCGTTGATCGGCACTGCTGCGGGCGGCGCGGCAGGCACGGG
This portion of the Terriglobales bacterium genome encodes:
- the dps gene encoding DNA protection during starvation protein; the encoded protein is MAKGGVVKHGDLSARVGVEVIRARGVDVEKLIKMLIANAAAEFASTYYYYTILRMHLAGHEDYKEICEDARLEDRAHWELIVPRIYELGGELPNDLPAFHDQAGCEAAKLPNPPTVVNILTLLLESERCAIRSWSEICDMTFGKDPRTYDMAARILNEEVEHEAWFIELLAHERDGKSIPSGHFRRGEPGEAPYSKNRRFYNP
- a CDS encoding DNA-3-methyladenine glycosylase — protein: MPRMKERVLPQTFYARDPRLVARELLGKVLVRTLSNRAGAQRLTGRIVEVEVYLGEGDLAAHSAAGKTARNQVLFGPPGHAYVYFIYGVHYCLNFSCLPEGQAGCVLLRALEPLEGIAAMAKARGVRRERLHSASGLKLLTSGPGRVCEALSITRERLNGQELYREKSPLKIVDDGTRSDDIGESTRIGITKSSDMPLRYFLAGNGFVSGKPMSFTTEAQRARRGAKA